GGAAAGAACCAAATGATCTTAAAAATTTCATTGTCACTGCTAGCACTAGTGCACAGTACACAGAACCTACACAAAGTAATGTACAGACAACTGAAGATTTCTACAGAATAAATGCGTACTATGTGATTCTTGACACACTAGTTACAAAGCTAAAAGAAAGATTTTCGAATGATAGTTTACAAATGGGCATAtctgttgataatttttttcaactaaaatttgaagaaagtcaattttttattgatcattatCAAGTAAATCttcagtttttagttttatgatAAAAGTCATTAGTACATTTTATCTGTTTTCAGGGATTATTGGATTTATCGAAATTCAATATTCAGTCAGAGATGACCGTAGCAAAAAACAGCATTTTGCAATCaggaaatgaaataaattataatacaataaaacaaaatatttctaaaagtgTGTTTCCCAACTTATACAAACTTCTACAGGTAGCCATAACTATACCAATCAGCTCGGCTACATGTGAGCGAAGCTTTTCTGCAATGCGCAAAGTCAAGACATGGCTACGCACAAGTATGCTgcaagaaaaatttaataactcttcaatattgtacattgaaaaagatatcaatatcaatattgagaaagttattgatatatttgctaataaaaatagatttattgtattaaaataataaaatatttattatattataaattaataatttttaaagtgcataatatcatatagttaGTAATTCATATTTAGTAGTtttgtaatttagtaatttagtagtTGATGCATACTGAAGAGTGAAAGCATGATAGATATTAGAGTGGGGGTGTGGGGGCAAAGCCCCCACGGCTTACTTTGCAAAGCAACATTTAAGCCCCCCCTCAAATTTGATCAAATCTCCGCCTATGTACAGACATAGAAGCGGTAGTGGTTAcagtcaaattaaataataatgatattaacatatgcaatatatatttacctaatcaTAAATCATTCACTGTAACGgacattaacaatataataaatcaattacctCAACCATTTATAATTGTAAGAGATTTTAATAGTCACAACATAATATGGGGCTCCAAAAACACTGATCAAAGAGGTAAANNNNNNNNNNNNNNNNNNNNNNNNNNNNNNNNNNNNNNNNNNNNNNNNNNttttttgcaatttttttttggaaacttatgtagttaagcacgctgaaaacgatggtgaagtccaaATTTGGCgcacggacttagttttgaagtcatggcctaatgaagttcactatttcgcgattttttttttcacttatattGATTGTGATTGTGCCGTGGCTTgcagttgtccgaaaaatgataaggtgGTTGTACGTTGGTTAACCtgtggttaccctgtgaccaacttaaggtggtgttgcacagcaagtcgggggatattttcgatttgcggagcggagcgacggcgccgaggagcgtagcgacgagtgccgctagcaccGCATCACTGTACGATGTCTTTCATCGTATGATAACTATCaattagttaaaaatgataAGGTGGTTGTACGTTGGTTAACCtgtggttaccctgtgaccaacttaaggtggtgttgcacagcaagtcgggggatattttcgatttgcggagcggagcgacggcgccgaggagcgtagcgacgagtgccgctagcacgGCATCACTGTACGATGTACTAACTATCAATTAGTTTAGATTACATCATGAACTAAGAAGTTCAtggattacaatattacatactatgattatactgatattattagagtttattaattaaaaaaaatcatatcccGGAGCGTTGTCATCGTCACTGTCGTTATCGCGGTTCTTTTCGTTATCGTCGTTGTTGTCGTccttgtcgtcgtcgtcgtcgtcgtcgtcgtcgtcgttcgcGTGGTCGCCCTCGCCGAATTCACCTATGTCGCTACTGTACAAAATTCCTGCCTGTTTAAAAAATTCAGCTGTACTATCTAATTTATAGGCccgacattttttcaaaaacatgtaTTTGGCCAGGTAACCCGCGTAAAACTCTTTCTTTCGGCAGTATTGAGATATGGAAGCTTTAGCGTGCCTCCATGAGCTCTCTATTGTATTTGAGTGAACTCCTGTATCGGGATCCTTAAAATGAAGGCTGTGATTCACTGTTAGGTGAATGTAGCCTTCGTTGTTCAAAGTGTTATAAGCCTAAAATTAGGTAAGTAGAAGTTAGTCTGTCTTTACAAGTTTACTATTATAGAAATACCTTCCAACAATCAGAAATGATAGTAGTACCAGGTTTCACCCaatcttttattatttgtaatagtgTGTCGGCGGTACGATTCTCGACAGGAACCATAAAGCAGTTTCCTGTTTCTCGTTCATAACCGCCAAACACCCATTGTCCCTCGACACGGTGGCCACGATGGTGTTTCCGTCTACCAAATTTCGATTCGTCGATTTCGACGGTATGTCCATGTCCACCAACCATAACCTTACGAACAACCATGGAATCGTAGACTACTTCCCTACAGAACGATGCCCAATCTACGATGGTTTGATTTGCCAGCCTCAACTGTAGTTGGAGTACTGGGAAGGAGCAACTCATCACCCATAAATTCACGAAACCACAAATGTCTAATAATGACAGATGGGACTttgcaaaaaatgtatttttcctcAATGACATgctataaattgtttgttttatatttatttagtatttattttaatttagtttagttttaattttagtaattataatgtagtgtttaatttagttttaatatttacctatagttgcaaggttttttttttttagtttgtttttccCTGCACTTCCATTTGAATTTATCCAAAGACGCTTCATCGCGTGTTAATGTCATTTTATGACCTCTTACGCATTTCGGTGCATTATGTAATACCCCAAAATTCTGGAGCATTTCTATTAATGCCAATCCTTCGTTTTTAAGTGACAGTtcttttaaatcatataaatttaaactcattgtaaaatatatttttaaagaaaatgtaagaattagaaaaaaacaCTCGTTTCTTATATAACAAGTGCAATACTGAAACGTTTTAGATATCTTTGTAATCTCATATTTAAACTGTTTTtgctaaaaatacatttattatttgttatattatcttaataaatgtcgttaagataaaaataattggtatataatGGTGTTTTCGAAATAGTCGTAGTAAACTAGTGTGATGCGCGAATgcgtaaaaatcgcgaaatagtgaacttcattaggccataacttcaaaactaagtccgtgcCCCAAATTCGgttttcaccatcgttttcagcgtacttaactacataagtttccaaaaaaaaattgcaaaaaaaagggtgcccggtaaagtagaaatgttccaatatttttcaactgctattgtaacaatatatcaggagcaatgtattacatttttacactttttggcccaacagataaaacttaattgatatttatagaagaaaaaaactaaaaaaattgaaaactgacaatgttcgtaaacagttcaaaaagagtcaatttattttcaaaattttatcgtatatagaaaatgctaatataaacattcagtgaaattttcatgtttctacagtcactcgtttttaaTCTTGTACATGTCGCCGTGTAGTGGTACGgcatcagaatttaaaaaaaaaattaccatcaccgtgcgtagtggtacggcatgtgaattttaaaattaaaaacctcgtccgaTCGACGGCCGTCGGTACGGtccactggccatatgcctatcaattatctagcgaaaccaaagccaagggcaaacgatcgagacgactcaaattatcaaGTGAAACCAAAGCTAAGGGCACACGATCGAGATGACttaaattatctagcgaaaccaaagccAAGGATAGTTAGTGGCACGGaagccaaatttaaaaaaaaaattaccatcaccgtgcgtagtggtacggcgattcggaattgaaaaaaaaaggcgtCCGTTTACGCATCGGTCACATGGGGTCCTGTCCAACCAAGACTAACCCCCGAGGCAAAGGGCAGTCTTAACAGATCGCAGCGTGGTAACTGATCTGCCGAGTACAACACCCAGCCCGGTACTTAAGTCGTCTGCAGACGATTCCGAAAACCCACACCGTTTGCCGCGGGATCACCGCGTTCACCGTTGATGCACGGCCAGCGGGCCCGAGAGCCCGCGCGGCCGAAAATCCGGCCCGTCGTGGACCCGAAGGTCCGTGCTTTGACACCTTCCCGATGTATACTGGCAGGCGCGGATCCAAGGGGGGGGCTAaggggctttagccccccccccctttggacgtgtatatacttatatattatatattataattatattattatatattacactggTGTACACGTCTGGTCGACACCGTGAATTTTGGTGGAGTGGAAAATTATGTGATAGTGATACTGTGATTATGGTATCAGTGTTCACGTGTAGTGTGCACTAGACAGTGCAGTCAGATGGAAAACGCTATTAGATACCGACATTTGCTTGTAAGCAAACCGATCAGTTGTTTGAACGTCGTACACTGTTTACTGTTATCACTTATCGCCCggtatttttgttgttgttttcaataataatttattattcagtaatatattatatattatttacatcttAAATTTGGACACATTTATCTATCTCtctaatttatttgatatttagcCTTTGAGTATGAATGCTTATGATATTGGCTTATGTCTTAATAAGCAACTTGATgacgaaaacaaattattgttcttaaaaaatacatgGACACCAATGCATGGATTTATTTTTCCAACTGTCAAACAGGGGAATCAGAATAGATGTTTTCAAAGAGAATGGTTGAACATGTTCAAGTGGCTGGCTTATAGTGATGTAAAAAAAGGCGgcttttgtaaatattgtgtcATTTTTCAACCAAGTGGTGGTGGTCAAGGTTGtcaggtaataataaattattataaaattaattataataaattattgttatttgttaataatattgttaatgattaatataattattattattattaattattttataataattatattaaattattacaattaacataaaaattattcacttttttcagcCATTGAAAGCTTTTGTCACTGaaccgtttttaaattttaaaaaaggcatCGAACTATTGAAAAATCATGGTTTGACAAACTACCATAAACTTTGTGCTGAAAAAGGATCNNNNNNNNNNNNNNNNNNNNNNNNNNNNNNNNNNNNNNNNNNNNNNNNNNNNNNNNNNNNNNNNNNNNNNNNNNNNNNNNNNNNNNNNNNNNNNNNNNNNttcatttattcaaaattctaaTGCAGGTGGATCaaagcttataaataatattgttagtgaTAAAACTAAATCGATAATGGAAGCTAATAGAAAACGTTTAActtcaattataaaaactataatattttgtggtcATAACAATATATCTCTCAGAGGGCACAGAGACGATGGGATACTTGACTATGAATCAGCAATAACAGGAAAAGAAGGAATTTTTAGAAGTCTTTTATCATTTCGCTTAGACTCCGGTGATAACATTTTGAAGGACCATTTTAAATCGTGTGGTAAAAATTCAACCATGATCagcaaaacaatacaaaatgaaataataaatgtactgcATCAAGTTATTACTGAGAGCAttgtcaaaaacattaaaaaaaatgtttttttttcaattatttgcgATGAAACAACAGATGTCAGTACTAAAGAACAACTATCATTTTCTGTGAGGTGAGTTTAAATTAATAGGgtaatatactcatattatatatttattttgtaccttTTTTCTAAGTATGTTGATATGGATAATACACAGATTAAAGAAGAATTCCTGGGATTTCTAGAATTAAGTTCAACTACTGGAATagctataaaaaatgaaattttaaaacaattggaAAATTTTGGTTTGAATTTAGGACACAAGCGGCATTAATGTATGATGAAGATATACCAGCTAATTCTCACTTGGAAATACAAGCTGAATTAGAACTCTGGAAGACGAAATGGGCCAACACAGAAAATCCAAAGCCCCAAACTGCGGTTGAAACATTGGTACATTGTAAGGTATTTTACccaaacatcaaaatattactacaaatttttgcaacaattacaataacatcagcAACAGCTGAAAGATCATTTTCTTCCCTAAGaagattgaaaaattacatGAGATCTTCTATGACAGAAGACAGGCTAAATGGGTTAGCAGTGCTGCATATACATAAAGAAATACCCATCAATATCGACgatgtcataaatatattttctcgaCAGAAGCAAAGGCGAATGAAAACTGAAGATTGGTCAAAAGACTAATGCacttattattatcttttttattattttaaaatatattataataaatatacatacgtactaaaattatatattttgtctttgtgtaatacaatttatagccCCCCCCATTTCATATTTCTAGATCCGCCCCTGTATACTGGGTTATCCTCCGCGGTACGGACGATCGTTTTCCGAGACCGGCCCGAAAGCCGTCCCGGCTGTTTTCTCCAGAGTGGATACGGCCTTAGAGGCGTTCAGGCGTAATCCAACGGATGGTAGCCTCACACCAACGCCCGCTCGGGCGAGTGCCGAACCAAATGTCCGAACCTGCCGTTCCTCTCGTACTGGGCAGCATTACTATCGTAACGACTGCCGCCGTAAAGGCGGTTTCGATCGCGTGCGACCTTGCATCAGTAGGGTAAAACTAACCTGTCTCACGACGGTCTAAACCCAGCTCACGTTCCCTTAAGCGGGTGAACAATCCGACGCTTGGCGAATTTTGCTTCGCAATGATAGAAAGAGCCGACATCGAAGGATCAAAAAGCGACGTCGCTATGAACGCTTGGCCGCCACAAGCCAGTTATCCCTGTGGTAACTTTTCTGACACCTCTCGCTGAAAACTCTTCAGCGGACGAGAGGATCGAGAGGCCGATGCTTTCGCAGTCCTTACGCGTACTGAGCGTCCGGGATCAAGCATTTGTCCTTTTGCTCTACGCGAGGTTTCCGTCCTCGCTGAGCTGGCCTTAGGACACCTGCGTTATTTTTTGACAGATGTACCGCCCCAGTCAAACTCTCCACCTGGCGGTGTCCTCGGAATACGGATCGCGGACGGCGACTTTTGACGGTCCGCGGTTTGACGCCCGGATCCCTCGGCTGGTGCTTAACGCTACCGGAATATCAACCACGGCCCGGCACGAACGGGCACAGGCCGACGGTACGGCGACCACGCCGCGCGCCAGTAGCGCGCCGGCGAACCGACGACGCGACGGGACGACGACCGCCGGCCGGACGCGCCTGCGGCCGGAACCGCGCGTTCCGCTCTACCGAGTAAGTGGGGAAACGATGCGAGTAGTGGTATTTCAAGGTCGGCCCGGAGACGAACGGCCGAAACCGCCCACCTTGGTCCGGGTCTCCCACGTATGCTACACCTCGGCATGTCTCCGAACAATGCCAGATTAGAGTCAAGCTCAACAGGTTGACCAGACCTCGGAGAAGAAGCTTCCGTACCGAGACAAAAGTCCTTCTCACGGGCCGTCAATAGTAGTAGTAATTTGGCGgttctgaggcactttttacggggagatgaaaaaagttcaagggggaaagtcccccttgcagcacattcgattaccgtatagctaaaaaNNNNNNNNNNNNNNNNNNNNNNNNNNNNNNNNNNNNNNNNNNNNNNNNNNNNNNNNNNNNNNNNNNNNNNNNNNNNNNNNNNNNNNNNNNNNNNNNNNNNNNNNNNNNNNNNNNNNNNNNNNNNNNNNNNNNNNNNNNNNNNNNNNNNNNNNNNNNNNNNNNNNNNNNNNNNNNNNNNNNNNNNNNNNNNNNNNNNNNNNNNNNNNNNNNNNNNNNNNNNNNNNNNNNNNNNNNNNNNNNNNNNNNNNNNNNNNNNNNNNNNNNNNNNNNNNNNNNNNNNNNNNNNNNNNNNNNNNNNNNNNNNNNNNNNNNNNNNNNNNNNNNNNNNNNNNNNNNNNNNNNNNNNNNNNNNNNNNNNNNNNNNNNNNNNNNNNNNNNNNNNNNNNNNNNNNNNNNNNNNNNNNNNNNNNNNNNNNNNNNNNNNNNNNNNNNNNNNNNNNNNNNNNNNNNNNNNNNNNNNNNNNNNNNNNNNNNNNNNNNNNNNNNNNNNNNNNNNNNNNNNNNNNNNNNNNNNNNNNNNNNNNNNNNNNNNNNNNNNNNNNNNNNNNNNNNNNNNNNNNN
This portion of the Acyrthosiphon pisum isolate AL4f chromosome A1, pea_aphid_22Mar2018_4r6ur, whole genome shotgun sequence genome encodes:
- the LOC107883657 gene encoding uncharacterized protein LOC107883657, whose translation is MNAYDIGLCLNKQLDDENKLLFLKNTWTPMHGFIFPTVKQGNQNRCFQREWLNMFKWLAYSDVKKGGFCKYCVIFQPSGGGQGCQPLKAFVTEPFLNFKKGIELLKNHGGSKLINNIVSDKTKSIMEANRKRLTSIIKTIIFCGHNNISLRGHRDDGILDYESAITGKEGIFRSLLSFRLDSGDNILKDHFKSCGKNSTMISKTIQNEIINVLHQVITESIVKNIKKNVFFSIICDETTDVSTKEQLSFSVRTQAALMYDEDIPANSHLEIQAELELWKTKWANTENPKPQTAVETLVHSTAERSFSSLRRLKNYMRSSMTEDRLNGLAVLHIHKEIPINIDDVINIFSRQKQRRMKTEDWSKD